Proteins found in one Camelus bactrianus isolate YW-2024 breed Bactrian camel chromosome X, ASM4877302v1, whole genome shotgun sequence genomic segment:
- the POM121L12 gene encoding POM121-like protein 12, which translates to MSAGRCICARRTPCPDGLEEPTPCARGLQPKPTVALALCASRLRLRLRGRAEAEAPRRPRRRRRRPAIMGSYLSSYLSSYLGTAKATQPLPARERRAPRPRPALSTSRLPGPDHCPIVCIRPVLSDSPPPAAPPRRRDHDAARRALLPEAWRRFPSGPPLRTAVGLDLLGRRRSYPWAARNPRRSRSLVTIKIAPPQHRGSIYCCPPAQEQPDPCAKETVLRALSQCKKGKRKFDGPLWFESPDPKRSSQSPERRLSAFQPVWRDGVVRSFVPKTGPLRSSSSQCNRD; encoded by the coding sequence ATGTCCGCGGGGCGCTGCATCTGCGCGCGCAGGACCCCGTGCCCGGACGGCCTCGAGGAGCCGACGCCCTGTGCGCGGGGCTTACAGCCAAAGCCAACCGTCGCCCTCGCCCTGTGCGCTTCGCGTCTACGACTCCGACTCCGAGGACGTGCGGAAGCCGAAGCCCCTCGaaggccccgccgccgccgccgccgccccgcgaTCATGGGCAGCTACCTGAGCAGCTACCTGAGCAGCTACCTGGGCACAGCCAAGGCCACGCAGCCGCTCCCCGCCCGGGAGCGCCGGGCCCCGCGGCCCAGGCCCGCCCTCAGCACCAGCCGCCTGCCGGGCCCCGATCACTGCCCCATCGTGTGCATCCGCCCGGTCCTGAGCGACAGCCCGCCCcctgccgccccgccccgccgccgcgaCCACGACGCGGCCCGCCGGGCCCTGCTGCCCGAGGCCTGGAGGCGCTTTCCCAGCGGGCCGCCCCTCCGCACCGCCGTGGGGCTGGATCTTCTCGGCCGTCGCAGGAGTTACCCGTGGGCCGCCCGGAACCCCCGCCGCAGCCGGAGCCTGGTGACCATCAAAATCGCCCCGCCTCAGCACAGAGGGAGCATCTACTGCTGTCCCCCCGCCCAGGAGCAGCCCGACCCCTGCGCCAAGGAGACCGTGCTGAGGGCCCTCAGCCAGtgcaagaaagggaaaaggaagttcGACGGGCCGCTCTGGTTTGAGAGCCCCGACCCCAAGAGAAGCAGTCAGAGCCCGGAGCGCAGGCTGTCGGCCTTCCAGCCCGTGTGGAGAGATGGCGTCGTCCGGTCCTTTGTGCCCAAGACTGGGCCTCTGAGAAGCTCCAGCTCCCAGTGCAACCGCGACTGA